A single region of the Bdellovibrio bacteriovorus genome encodes:
- the lpoB gene encoding penicillin-binding protein activator LpoB, whose amino-acid sequence MKKNLTLAALSLSFVALASCGPKAFVKGQYDDVNRENLMNDQWSETDMQKAVADLVASLMNAPAINNAKKMPVVMVTGLQNKTSEHIDTQSIMDMVRVELMKSGKVGFIDKEARQDISDEYNYQNSGMVEQESKKGPGGQIGADFIINGRLDSIVQEVGKDKSVYYKLTLNLTNLKTSMITWSDQKQIRKTFKKKAVGL is encoded by the coding sequence ATGAAAAAGAATCTTACATTAGCAGCTCTCTCTCTTTCATTCGTAGCGTTGGCTAGTTGTGGACCAAAAGCATTCGTAAAAGGTCAATACGACGACGTGAATCGCGAAAACTTGATGAATGATCAATGGTCTGAAACAGACATGCAAAAAGCTGTCGCTGATCTTGTAGCAAGTTTGATGAATGCACCCGCGATCAACAATGCTAAGAAAATGCCTGTTGTAATGGTGACGGGTCTTCAAAATAAAACAAGTGAGCATATCGACACTCAAAGCATCATGGACATGGTTCGTGTTGAACTTATGAAGTCAGGTAAAGTTGGCTTCATCGATAAAGAAGCTCGCCAAGATATCTCTGATGAATACAACTACCAAAACTCGGGCATGGTCGAGCAGGAGTCTAAAAAAGGCCCTGGTGGCCAAATTGGCGCCGATTTCATTATCAATGGCCGTCTTGATTCCATTGTGCAAGAAGTGGGTAAAGATAAGTCCGTGTACTACAAGCTGACTTTGAATTTGACGAACTTGAAAACAAGCATGATCACTTGGTCTGATCAAAAACAAATCCGCAAAACATTTAAGAAAAAAGCGGTTGGTCTTTAA
- a CDS encoding polyhydroxyalkanoate synthesis regulator DNA-binding domain-containing protein: MINQNETMTSKPNSKVKIIKRYQNRKLYDTQQSCYVTLDDIAKMIRTNEEVMVIDNKSKNDITAATLTQIIFEAEKKASQYAPLFTLREIIQNGNGSISGYLAKLGAFPQDYMTKQQVNTVIENASTDSVKQNLENRVATAATRYNTDTTAKVAAEKATVLPGLQQDDETPNLPGSSLLNN, translated from the coding sequence TTGATCAACCAAAACGAAACAATGACATCGAAGCCAAATTCTAAAGTAAAAATCATCAAGCGCTATCAGAACCGCAAACTCTACGACACTCAACAAAGCTGCTACGTTACTTTGGACGATATCGCTAAGATGATCCGTACAAACGAAGAAGTAATGGTTATCGATAATAAATCTAAAAACGATATCACTGCTGCTACTTTGACTCAGATCATTTTCGAAGCAGAAAAGAAAGCATCTCAATACGCTCCTCTTTTCACTCTTCGTGAAATCATCCAAAACGGTAACGGAAGCATCTCTGGTTACTTGGCTAAGCTTGGCGCGTTCCCTCAGGACTACATGACTAAGCAACAAGTTAACACAGTGATCGAAAACGCTTCTACAGACAGCGTTAAACAAAACTTGGAAAACCGCGTTGCTACTGCTGCAACTCGCTACAACACAGACACTACTGCTAAAGTAGCTGCTGAAAAAGCGACTGTTCTTCCTGGTTTGCAACAAGACGACGAAACTCCAAACCTTCCTGGTTCTTCTTTGTTGAACAACTAA
- a CDS encoding fimbria/pilus periplasmic chaperone codes for MNMFKNILALIVGFAVIPSVAFAFRLTPMVVHFSPTGTKATQVLTLENPSTEKVPIQIEVFTRTTDSKGEEVRTKTDEFNVYPEQVVLLPNEKRNVRVTWSGEINGSDEKAFRIIASQLPVEFRDRNAKPKTNGVNLNFLLQYVASAYVTPEGAVAKVKVKEVKALDKKKISVTVSNEGSAHFVLKPKALRIYSGESLVGTISPVTDLENTNLLPKTEKTVVLTSSKEISGKTLRGELELAESGD; via the coding sequence ATGAATATGTTCAAAAATATTCTGGCTTTGATCGTTGGCTTCGCGGTAATTCCTTCTGTTGCCTTTGCGTTTCGTTTAACCCCGATGGTAGTGCATTTCTCACCCACAGGCACGAAAGCCACCCAGGTTCTTACCTTGGAAAATCCAAGTACCGAAAAAGTTCCTATACAAATTGAAGTCTTCACACGAACCACCGACTCTAAAGGCGAAGAAGTTCGTACGAAAACAGATGAATTCAACGTTTACCCCGAGCAAGTCGTTCTTTTACCCAACGAAAAACGAAATGTACGAGTCACGTGGTCAGGAGAAATTAATGGCTCAGACGAAAAAGCATTTCGCATCATCGCATCGCAACTTCCCGTCGAGTTTCGCGACAGAAATGCCAAGCCAAAAACAAACGGTGTGAATCTGAACTTTCTTTTGCAGTACGTGGCTTCAGCTTACGTGACGCCTGAAGGTGCTGTTGCCAAGGTCAAAGTTAAAGAAGTAAAAGCGCTCGACAAAAAGAAGATCAGTGTCACCGTCAGCAATGAAGGCTCGGCGCATTTCGTTCTAAAGCCGAAAGCATTAAGGATTTATTCTGGTGAAAGCTTAGTCGGTACGATATCCCCGGTGACCGATCTAGAAAATACGAACCTGCTTCCTAAGACTGAAAAAACAGTTGTTTTAACGTCTAGTAAAGAAATTTCCGGAAAGACTTTGCGTGGAGAGCTTGAGCTAGCGGAGTCTGGTGATTGA
- a CDS encoding JAB domain-containing protein, which yields MNEVSSSLQAYELLRAQINPYAEELWLIALNSQMEMVQKEMIFRGTADHCLVHPRDIFRTLILCNASSFILAHNHPSNQALPSEQDLIITRKIHQLATMFQIPLNDHLIMTQTQYYSMADHGHFKKWRKNSIQYLY from the coding sequence ATGAATGAAGTGTCCTCAAGCCTGCAGGCCTATGAATTACTCCGCGCGCAAATCAATCCCTACGCCGAAGAACTTTGGCTCATTGCTTTAAACTCTCAGATGGAAATGGTGCAAAAAGAAATGATTTTTCGCGGCACTGCGGATCATTGTCTGGTTCATCCGCGTGACATATTTCGCACACTCATTCTGTGTAACGCGAGTTCATTCATTCTTGCTCACAATCACCCCAGCAATCAGGCGCTTCCTTCCGAACAGGATTTAATAATCACCCGAAAAATTCACCAGCTGGCGACGATGTTTCAAATTCCACTCAACGATCACTTGATCATGACGCAAACGCAGTACTATAGCATGGCCGATCACGGACATTTTAAAAAATGGCGAAAGAACTCTATTCAGTACTTGTATTGA
- a CDS encoding DUF4292 domain-containing protein: MMTTINYFLLIVLTAIVSGCVTKTVKQGAYQKAQWETKALIKDEKQNKTQSLNIDIYAIKNERARLEISAMLGYQVASLVMSPSEISYVIYPQKTFFYGRNSERAFNRMIDLPLHPMNLANIAFDEPVRGPGWQCTLATDGWISQCDNLQRNLRVVWSNRNEGEKKVVITGPQFEMQWQFPAPQTEVQFKNDLFTLRQPSGFKAIQIN; the protein is encoded by the coding sequence ATGATGACAACTATCAATTATTTTTTACTGATTGTATTAACCGCTATCGTATCTGGCTGTGTCACTAAGACGGTGAAGCAAGGAGCTTATCAAAAAGCTCAATGGGAAACCAAAGCCCTTATAAAGGACGAAAAGCAGAATAAGACGCAGTCATTAAATATAGATATTTATGCGATCAAAAATGAAAGAGCACGATTGGAGATTTCAGCGATGCTGGGGTATCAAGTTGCTAGCTTGGTCATGAGTCCTTCTGAAATTTCTTATGTGATTTATCCGCAGAAAACTTTTTTTTATGGCAGAAATTCAGAGCGTGCGTTCAACCGTATGATCGATTTGCCATTGCATCCTATGAATCTTGCCAATATTGCTTTTGATGAGCCTGTACGTGGCCCCGGGTGGCAGTGCACGCTTGCGACGGACGGCTGGATCTCTCAATGTGACAACTTACAAAGGAACCTTCGCGTTGTTTGGTCAAATCGAAATGAAGGTGAGAAAAAAGTAGTTATTACGGGCCCGCAATTTGAAATGCAGTGGCAATTCCCAGCGCCCCAGACTGAAGTCCAGTTTAAAAATGACCTTTTCACATTGAGACAGCCCTCGGGGTTCAAAGCAATACAAATAAATTAA
- a CDS encoding fimbria/pilus outer membrane usher protein — MRFLFSILSLIIFLTLPTFAQSARPALAKPYLVAPVVLDNQVIAQAWVFPRDDKRNFAVEAKPLLEGLQSQLKESLWLNLKNRVRPEGVVTLLDLEGVGLSIFFDEARLELKIDLPLKHRRGNDLDLNYAELSGRPYKRPDAHSGYLNLRMLQSFQYGAGTTEEKLPLSSQVDLVENIKGFVFESSGEFLEGDNHPWKRQDTRIRRDDEDKMIRYTLGDLTLGSRGFQIAPNLAGLSVVREFSIQPYKTLRPLSNTEIVIKRASLVEVYVNGFLYSQLRLAPGVFNIRDFPLAIGQNNVKVKIRDDFGQEEVYDFSVLFENTLLGKGVQEFSYAVGLPWTVSGADRAYDNTGAAATFFHRAGVTDELTLGLNFQNYLSQSLSGIEISGISRWGYLSFDGGYSSVAENKTGFAEKLRYRTLDRMLGRDVPVVLTLEAENRDPDFIPVSVFDIGLVSYVRRYDSQLNFRFLQNWFFGVGAGVMEVPLAEDERQYRSNLVVPVNNQTRVELSYSKIVGVTEEDRGLISLFWNEPQGKYSASAYYDSLQKTANLTVNRNNMHKYDDVRASASVQGSDGSESVNLMAEYLTQPLSLRLEHFTTRQNSVDTNTTSLGLNTGIAWVGSHAAFTQPIYDSFVLVHSDLLPKDQELMINPNGEKGDAQLGPQHTTVLRDQSAYYKYTVNVDSTSLPMGYLLEKEYFNVQPTYRSGVLIDLNLKKKIMVKGRVVDQKGQPVPYVAGDILNAQDQLVDNTFFTNKNGGFLIEGLEPGRYKIVTDRPYLGPLIFEVTESPNNSLDLGSIVLKKEDSE; from the coding sequence TTGAGATTTCTTTTTAGCATTCTATCTCTAATAATCTTTTTGACGTTGCCGACGTTTGCGCAATCCGCACGTCCCGCATTGGCTAAACCTTATCTGGTCGCTCCGGTGGTCTTAGATAATCAAGTCATTGCGCAGGCGTGGGTTTTCCCTCGCGATGATAAAAGAAATTTTGCAGTCGAAGCAAAGCCTTTGCTTGAAGGTTTACAAAGTCAGCTTAAAGAATCATTGTGGCTAAATCTTAAGAACCGAGTTCGTCCAGAAGGTGTCGTGACCTTGTTAGATTTGGAAGGAGTCGGCCTTTCTATTTTCTTCGATGAAGCTCGTTTAGAATTAAAGATCGATCTTCCTTTAAAACATCGTCGAGGCAACGACTTAGATTTAAACTACGCCGAATTAAGCGGTCGTCCTTACAAGAGACCCGATGCTCACAGTGGATACTTAAATCTAAGAATGCTTCAGTCTTTTCAGTACGGGGCAGGAACTACGGAAGAAAAGTTACCGCTGTCCTCTCAAGTGGATCTGGTTGAAAATATCAAAGGTTTTGTCTTTGAATCTTCTGGTGAATTCCTGGAAGGAGATAACCATCCGTGGAAACGCCAGGACACGCGAATTCGACGAGACGACGAAGACAAAATGATTCGTTACACTCTTGGAGATTTAACCTTGGGTTCACGCGGCTTTCAGATCGCGCCAAATTTAGCGGGTCTTTCCGTAGTCCGAGAATTTTCAATTCAGCCATATAAAACTTTACGTCCGTTGAGCAATACCGAAATTGTGATTAAACGTGCGTCTTTGGTTGAAGTTTATGTAAATGGATTTCTTTACAGTCAATTGCGTTTAGCCCCAGGGGTTTTCAATATTCGGGATTTCCCTTTGGCGATTGGACAAAACAACGTCAAAGTTAAAATCCGCGATGATTTCGGTCAGGAAGAGGTCTATGACTTTTCAGTCCTTTTTGAAAACACTCTTTTAGGAAAAGGTGTTCAAGAGTTCTCGTACGCTGTGGGGTTGCCATGGACGGTGTCAGGTGCTGATCGTGCCTACGACAACACCGGGGCTGCTGCGACATTTTTTCATCGCGCGGGTGTAACGGACGAATTGACGTTAGGCCTTAACTTTCAGAATTATTTATCTCAATCTCTTTCAGGCATTGAAATTTCTGGCATCAGTCGTTGGGGATATTTGTCTTTTGATGGCGGATATAGTTCTGTTGCTGAAAATAAAACGGGCTTCGCAGAGAAACTTCGTTACCGCACTTTGGATAGAATGCTGGGAAGGGATGTTCCGGTCGTGCTGACACTAGAAGCAGAAAATCGGGATCCTGATTTCATTCCGGTTTCAGTCTTTGATATTGGTCTTGTATCTTACGTGCGCCGCTATGACTCGCAACTAAACTTCCGATTCTTGCAAAATTGGTTTTTCGGCGTCGGGGCTGGAGTCATGGAAGTGCCGTTAGCGGAAGACGAGCGCCAGTATCGATCCAACTTAGTAGTGCCCGTAAATAATCAAACTCGCGTGGAATTGTCTTACAGTAAAATCGTCGGTGTGACAGAAGAGGATCGAGGTTTGATTTCTTTGTTCTGGAATGAGCCTCAGGGAAAATACAGTGCCAGTGCCTATTACGATTCACTTCAAAAAACGGCCAACCTGACAGTGAACCGAAACAATATGCATAAATATGATGATGTTCGCGCTTCTGCTTCAGTGCAAGGAAGTGATGGCAGTGAGAGCGTCAATCTCATGGCGGAATACTTGACGCAGCCTTTAAGTCTGCGTCTTGAACATTTCACGACCCGTCAGAACTCTGTAGATACAAATACCACATCCCTGGGTTTGAACACCGGTATTGCCTGGGTGGGAAGTCATGCCGCTTTCACGCAACCGATTTATGATAGCTTTGTGTTAGTTCATTCAGATCTATTGCCAAAAGATCAAGAACTCATGATCAATCCGAACGGCGAAAAAGGCGACGCGCAGCTGGGACCTCAACACACGACTGTGTTGCGTGATCAATCGGCTTACTACAAATATACAGTGAACGTCGATTCGACTTCGCTTCCGATGGGCTACTTGTTGGAAAAAGAATATTTCAATGTCCAGCCCACCTATCGCAGTGGTGTGTTGATAGATCTAAATTTGAAAAAGAAGATCATGGTTAAGGGACGTGTGGTTGATCAAAAAGGACAACCCGTCCCTTACGTGGCGGGCGATATTCTGAATGCTCAGGATCAATTGGTCGACAATACTTTCTTTACGAATAAAAATGGCGGTTTCTTAATTGAAGGCTTAGAACCCGGGAGGTATAAAATCGTGACGGATCGTCCTTATCTGGGGCCTTTGATATTCGAAGTCACTGAAAGCCCAAATAATTCCTTAGATTTGGGAAGTATTGTTTTAAAGAAAGAGGACAGTGAATGA
- a CDS encoding spore coat protein U domain-containing protein, translated as MRTLFFLGLLLQGQAALACVSVQLQTSLAAVNFNNSTMAAPTFTVKANTQANGCNFFITFDYGNASSYSNRAMNQGSDKWPFQVSKDSAQQNILKHFPDVFSTNDVLTGTLPEGSNDRQANVTYYAKLDDSNPWLKFGNYTETLTARLYRGSPTVPGYTLMETRSIAFNYNAQKRADISITSPGGEFDIGDTTETMNFGNLSSGISRAASIILKYNAGYTLFASSQNNGRLKHASAAQFINYALTISGNTLNLTNTATSPTQVARVLGRSPASGTVLPVVATIGSVATNQQSGLYSDTITLTVQSAE; from the coding sequence ATGAGAACGCTCTTTTTTCTAGGACTCTTATTGCAAGGTCAGGCCGCGCTCGCTTGTGTTTCAGTCCAACTTCAGACATCCTTGGCCGCTGTTAATTTTAATAATTCGACGATGGCAGCGCCGACTTTTACTGTAAAGGCCAACACTCAAGCTAACGGATGCAACTTTTTTATTACTTTTGATTATGGCAATGCATCTTCCTATTCCAATCGCGCTATGAATCAGGGATCTGACAAGTGGCCATTTCAAGTTTCAAAAGATTCAGCCCAACAAAACATACTGAAACACTTTCCAGATGTTTTTAGCACTAACGATGTTTTAACGGGAACTTTGCCCGAAGGAAGTAACGACCGTCAGGCCAACGTCACCTATTATGCAAAACTAGATGATTCAAATCCTTGGTTGAAGTTTGGAAACTACACCGAGACTTTAACGGCACGCTTATACCGAGGAAGCCCGACAGTGCCCGGTTACACTTTGATGGAAACCCGATCCATTGCGTTTAATTATAACGCTCAGAAAAGAGCGGACATTTCGATCACGTCACCAGGCGGTGAATTTGATATCGGTGACACCACAGAGACGATGAATTTTGGCAACTTATCTTCCGGCATATCGCGAGCCGCTTCTATCATACTTAAATACAATGCTGGATATACGTTGTTTGCCTCTTCGCAAAACAATGGTCGACTGAAACATGCTTCGGCGGCACAGTTTATCAATTATGCTTTAACGATTAGTGGAAATACTTTGAATCTTACAAATACGGCAACAAGTCCTACGCAGGTAGCGCGCGTTTTAGGAAGATCTCCCGCTAGCGGAACAGTTCTGCCGGTCGTAGCTACGATTGGATCTGTGGCGACAAACCAGCAATCAGGTCTTTATTCCGACACTATTACTTTGACCGTTCAATCTGCAGAATAA
- a CDS encoding COG3014 family protein → MKLNLQRLTPVVGLFLALHLVGCATYQNKVQEARAAMSRRDYEKAIADLKPLAETQNDDQLVYLLDYGVALQLAGKLKESNQVFLQADRLAELVDYQSVSRIAGSLALNEEMVQYKGDTFEKIFINAYLAMNFLELNQLDDALVEARRINEKYLKYRADEKKTFELNSFSKYLSAVVWEASRNYDDAYIAYAEAYKIDPTISTIREDLIRSAKLARRMDTYQDWKKKFPDVKEDSAWYDRGLGELVIIYQQGWGPRKAQSPNEYRFPTLVPVYSETQKARLNIVGKNYLSREVYDVQSAAIHTLNEDQGILIAKRVAGVATKAVLSDQVRQKDELLGTLTWIALNVADRADVRQWSTLPQTIQIIRVPLAPGKYTFNIEGLNVSGASTGEVLENREIEIRPGQKKFVIWRSLK, encoded by the coding sequence ATGAAACTGAATTTGCAAAGACTCACGCCTGTCGTGGGTCTTTTTTTAGCTCTGCATCTTGTCGGCTGCGCGACTTATCAGAATAAAGTTCAAGAAGCTCGCGCTGCTATGTCTCGCCGTGATTACGAAAAAGCGATCGCGGATCTAAAGCCATTGGCGGAAACCCAGAACGACGACCAATTGGTATATCTCTTAGATTATGGTGTAGCGCTGCAATTGGCGGGCAAACTGAAAGAAAGTAACCAAGTCTTTTTGCAGGCAGACCGCCTTGCTGAATTGGTCGACTATCAATCGGTTTCGCGTATCGCAGGTTCCTTAGCCTTGAACGAAGAAATGGTTCAATACAAGGGCGATACTTTTGAAAAAATCTTTATCAACGCTTATCTGGCGATGAATTTCTTAGAGCTGAATCAGTTGGATGATGCTCTGGTTGAAGCCCGTCGTATTAACGAAAAATATCTAAAATATCGCGCGGATGAAAAGAAAACTTTTGAGCTAAACTCGTTCAGTAAATATTTGTCGGCTGTCGTCTGGGAAGCCAGCCGCAATTACGATGATGCTTACATTGCCTATGCGGAAGCTTATAAAATCGATCCGACTATTTCGACAATTCGTGAAGATCTGATCCGTTCTGCGAAGCTCGCTCGTCGTATGGACACGTATCAGGATTGGAAAAAGAAATTCCCTGACGTGAAAGAGGACAGCGCTTGGTATGATCGCGGTTTGGGTGAGCTTGTTATTATTTATCAGCAGGGTTGGGGACCTCGAAAAGCCCAAAGCCCGAATGAATACCGCTTTCCAACTTTAGTTCCAGTTTATAGTGAAACTCAAAAAGCGCGTCTTAATATCGTCGGAAAAAATTATTTAAGCCGCGAAGTCTACGATGTGCAAAGTGCCGCCATTCACACGCTGAATGAAGACCAAGGTATCTTGATTGCAAAACGTGTGGCCGGCGTGGCGACTAAAGCGGTGTTGTCAGATCAGGTCCGCCAAAAAGACGAACTCTTGGGGACTTTGACGTGGATTGCTTTGAACGTTGCGGACCGCGCCGATGTTCGTCAATGGTCGACACTTCCGCAGACAATTCAAATTATCCGCGTGCCGCTAGCGCCAGGTAAATACACTTTTAATATTGAAGGTCTGAATGTTTCTGGAGCCTCCACGGGGGAGGTATTGGAAAATCGCGAAATCGAAATTCGCCCGGGTCAGAAAAAGTTCGTGATCTGGCGATCCTTGAAATAA
- a CDS encoding tetratricopeptide repeat protein, with protein MFLFTRTSLIPILLTLTACATFTQNDADKATYYEASFDDKNRAPASFAPAIVAQDGSAKLDPLYMRTQADYHFAMGEAYSLDGNSQKAIEAFKTVLVYDQESPAVNMRLAAEFLKQGMISESLVQAEEAVKKDPKNVDAHLLLGGLYSSMKLYPKALAEYSTVMKLQPSNTEAPLYIGALYSEQKQSDKAVQYFESLLKNPDYTTPYLAHYYIGRVRMEQPEAKYQKASEESFKKTLQLKPDFADALLSLGSLYAKQKKEDKAIAMYKEFQKENTPSPRIAEVLAQIYIEQGDYENAYDQLAIVESETEEPLNVRMKMALILIEQKRYDQAAQKLEDVLKEAPDSDKVRFYLAAVYEETRKAEKAVKEYRKIPANSTYYGEAVVHAAYLLKGLGRLEEGLEVAAKGLKDRQDQPQIYAMYASLLDEKTDYKGASKILEQGLEKFPENAQLRFYYGTINDRLGNKEVVVTEMQKVLDLDPNHVQGLNYLAFTWAEMGVQLPQAEKLARRALELEPKDGYVLDTLGWILYKQNKFTESIKFLEAAHKYQGAVSIIAEHLGDAYLKQSMVDKAKKMYRKAADLETDKKKVEEIRSKITAIEKQELLSPRMPASAPKTEVPIAEHDTTK; from the coding sequence ATGTTTTTATTCACTAGGACTTCCTTAATCCCTATTTTGTTGACGCTGACGGCATGTGCGACGTTCACACAGAACGACGCGGACAAAGCCACGTATTATGAAGCGTCATTCGATGACAAAAACAGAGCTCCTGCATCTTTTGCTCCTGCTATCGTAGCGCAAGATGGAAGCGCCAAGTTAGATCCACTCTACATGCGCACACAAGCTGACTACCATTTCGCGATGGGTGAGGCTTACAGTCTTGACGGCAATTCGCAAAAAGCGATCGAAGCTTTCAAAACCGTGCTGGTGTACGATCAAGAGTCTCCAGCCGTGAACATGCGTTTAGCAGCTGAATTCCTGAAACAAGGCATGATCTCTGAATCCTTGGTGCAGGCGGAAGAGGCTGTTAAAAAAGATCCAAAAAACGTAGATGCTCACTTGTTGCTAGGTGGTTTGTATTCATCAATGAAGCTTTACCCAAAAGCTTTAGCTGAATACTCCACAGTGATGAAGCTTCAGCCTTCGAATACGGAAGCTCCGCTTTACATTGGCGCACTTTACTCTGAACAAAAACAATCGGACAAAGCTGTTCAGTACTTTGAATCTCTTTTGAAAAATCCTGATTACACAACGCCGTACCTAGCTCATTACTACATCGGTCGCGTGCGTATGGAGCAACCAGAAGCGAAATACCAAAAAGCTTCTGAAGAGTCTTTCAAAAAGACTTTGCAGTTGAAACCTGACTTCGCTGACGCTCTTCTTTCTTTGGGTTCGCTTTATGCAAAACAAAAGAAAGAAGATAAAGCTATTGCGATGTACAAAGAGTTCCAAAAGGAAAACACTCCAAGTCCACGTATTGCAGAAGTCTTAGCGCAAATCTATATCGAACAAGGTGACTACGAAAATGCTTATGACCAATTGGCTATCGTGGAATCAGAAACGGAAGAGCCACTGAATGTGCGCATGAAGATGGCTTTGATCTTGATCGAACAAAAACGTTACGATCAAGCGGCGCAAAAATTAGAAGACGTTCTTAAGGAAGCTCCAGATTCAGATAAAGTTCGCTTTTATCTAGCAGCGGTTTACGAAGAAACGCGTAAAGCAGAAAAAGCAGTGAAAGAATATCGCAAGATTCCAGCGAACAGCACTTACTACGGTGAGGCTGTGGTTCATGCGGCTTATCTTCTAAAAGGTTTGGGCCGTTTGGAAGAAGGTTTGGAAGTTGCGGCAAAAGGTTTGAAGGATCGTCAAGATCAACCTCAGATCTATGCGATGTATGCTTCTTTGTTAGATGAAAAGACGGATTATAAAGGGGCTTCAAAAATCTTGGAACAAGGTTTAGAGAAGTTTCCAGAAAACGCGCAACTTCGTTTCTATTACGGCACTATTAATGACCGCTTGGGTAATAAAGAGGTTGTCGTAACAGAAATGCAAAAGGTTTTGGATTTAGATCCGAATCACGTTCAAGGTTTGAACTATCTTGCCTTCACATGGGCTGAGATGGGAGTGCAACTTCCGCAAGCGGAAAAGCTAGCTCGTCGTGCTTTAGAGCTTGAGCCTAAAGATGGTTATGTTCTAGATACCTTGGGTTGGATTTTGTACAAACAAAATAAGTTCACAGAGTCGATCAAGTTCTTAGAAGCGGCTCACAAGTATCAAGGTGCTGTCAGCATCATCGCTGAGCACTTGGGTGACGCTTACTTAAAGCAATCTATGGTGGATAAAGCGAAGAAGATGTATCGCAAAGCCGCTGATCTTGAAACTGATAAAAAGAAAGTGGAAGAGATCCGCAGCAAAATCACCGCGATCGAAAAGCAAGAGCTTCTTTCGCCAAGAATGCCAGCTTCGGCGCCAAAAACAGAAGTGCCGATTGCAGAGCACGATACGACGAAGTAA